The Acidobacteriota bacterium genome segment GCGTCCAGCCCGGCCGCGGCGGCCTCGAAGTCGGGTGCGGCGGGCCGGCAGGCGGAAAAGCCCCACAAGGCCAGCAGGGTTGCCAGAGTCAGGGTCCAGGGTTTTCTTAACATCGACGAACTCCTCAAAGATGATTCATGATTCCTTTGAATTCTTACGGAGACCGCGCCAAATGTCAACCGCCGATCATTTCGCAGCCGAATTCCTCGAAGTGCGGATCAAAGGCAAAGGCCTCGCGAAGGCTCGTCCGCCGCATGATCTCGAAGCTTGCGCAGTCGGCAAGGCTGAGCGTCCGGCGTCCGGCTGCCAGAAGGGCGCCGACCGCCGCTTCATGGATGTCCCGGTTTATCCAAATGATGCGAAGGGCCGGAACAATATCGCTCTCGAAAACGCGAACGGCCTTCATCCCGATTCTTCGCGCCAGAACAGCCGACGTTTCGACAAGGATATAATTGTGACAGACGAGAGGGCGCCCGGCTTCGAGCGTCTCGATCCAAATCCGCCTGGCGGCTGCATGTCGCTCGTCGCTTTTATCGAGGACGGCCAGGAAGGCGCTTGTGTCGACAAAGACGCTCACGGTGTTCGCTCCTTCTTTTTGCGACATTCCGAACTGCTTTTTTCTTGATCCGGCATGTCGGTCAAATAGCGGTCGTGTCCGATGGAGAGGTCGGAAAGTCCGGATTCGAACCGTCCGGCGGCTGAAATCGCCCTGCGCCTCAGTTCAGCCTTATCCGTAAGATCGGCCGGCAGAGGAGAGCCGTAAAGACTGCGGTCTTCGCGGACGGCGCCGCCTTTTCCGCCCGAGCCTGTAAATGTCGCGCCATATGCGGCCAGGATATCCCGGATATATTGGCTTCTTGTCCTCCCGGCCTTGCGGCGTCCGGCTTCGAGGGCCTTGAACTCGGACGCCGGCATGCTGATCGAGATCTTGACCGTTTTCGCCATAAACCCTCCTTCGGCGGTAGGAATATTTCCTACCACAGTATGACCAATCGCGGGCAAGTTGTCAAGCCTCCAAATTGACTCCCGGGCCGGGAGGGGGTATCCTAATCTTTCCGATAAGTCAGAGGAGGTCTCATGAAACCGCGTCTTGCACTTTCCGTCACCTTGATTTTCGCTTTGATCTGTTTCGCCGGTCTGCCGGCCGCCGCCCAGGCTCCGGCCGGATCCGACGAAGCCCGAGTCTTGAGAACGCCCGCGCTCCATGGCGGACAAATCGTCTTTTCCTGGGCCGGTGACCTCTACACGGTCGACGCCGCGGGCGGCACGGCCCGCAAGCTCACAAGCCACGAAGGCTACGAAATCTTTCCACGCTTCTCGCCCGACGGAAAAACGATCGCCTTCACCGGCGAATACGACGGCAACCGCGAGGTCTTCCTCATCCCGCGCGAAGGCGGCGTACCGCAGCGGCTGACCACGACATCCGTCCTTTCTCGCGACGACGTCTCCGACCG includes the following:
- a CDS encoding PIN domain-containing protein gives rise to the protein MSVFVDTSAFLAVLDKSDERHAAARRIWIETLEAGRPLVCHNYILVETSAVLARRIGMKAVRVFESDIVPALRIIWINRDIHEAAVGALLAAGRRTLSLADCASFEIMRRTSLREAFAFDPHFEEFGCEMIGG
- a CDS encoding ribbon-helix-helix protein, CopG family gives rise to the protein MAKTVKISISMPASEFKALEAGRRKAGRTRSQYIRDILAAYGATFTGSGGKGGAVREDRSLYGSPLPADLTDKAELRRRAISAAGRFESGLSDLSIGHDRYLTDMPDQEKSSSECRKKKERTP